One Alicyclobacillus acidoterrestris DNA window includes the following coding sequences:
- the purD gene encoding phosphoribosylamine--glycine ligase, whose product MKTLGNYPRVAVIGQGAREHAITWKLAQSHLEPVLYALPGNPGMWELAAKVDIPLSEHAKIVEWVKAERIDFVVIGPEQPLAEGLVDALQEAGIPVFGPNRAAAQLEASKSFAKDVMRRAGVPTARYEVFTEVAAAQAFAAALGAPVVIKADGLAAGKGVVVAQTLAEANSAIADMLEGNRFGASGHKVVIEEFLRGTEVSLMYFVDGNTVVPMIPARDFKRVGDGDTGPNTGGMGAFAPVPSFLSANWTAFATERIIEPTVQYLKSEGITYRGVLYAGLMVTQEGPKVIEFNARFGDPETEVVLPLLETDLLEIMWAVAHDELGELDVRWHEKAAVCVVLAGGEYPAKSDSGTPIELASDRPSGVYVFHAGTALRGDQLVTAGGRVLTVSAVAQDIPAAIELVYGALDVARFSGMQYRRDIASHWQQ is encoded by the coding sequence ATGAAGACACTGGGGAATTACCCGCGCGTCGCCGTGATTGGGCAGGGCGCGCGGGAACACGCGATTACGTGGAAACTGGCGCAAAGTCATCTGGAGCCGGTGTTGTACGCGTTGCCTGGGAATCCAGGGATGTGGGAATTGGCTGCGAAAGTGGATATCCCGCTCAGTGAACACGCAAAGATTGTGGAGTGGGTCAAGGCGGAGCGAATTGACTTTGTCGTCATTGGGCCTGAGCAGCCACTGGCCGAGGGGTTGGTGGATGCGTTGCAGGAAGCGGGCATTCCGGTATTTGGTCCGAACCGCGCCGCGGCGCAATTGGAGGCCTCGAAGTCGTTTGCGAAAGACGTGATGCGCCGCGCCGGCGTGCCAACCGCGCGCTATGAGGTGTTCACAGAGGTGGCCGCGGCGCAGGCGTTCGCGGCTGCGTTGGGTGCGCCTGTGGTGATTAAGGCCGACGGATTGGCAGCTGGCAAAGGCGTCGTCGTAGCCCAGACGTTGGCGGAGGCGAACAGCGCTATTGCCGACATGCTAGAGGGGAACCGGTTTGGTGCGTCTGGACACAAGGTCGTGATCGAAGAATTTTTGAGAGGCACAGAAGTGTCGCTGATGTACTTCGTCGACGGAAATACGGTTGTGCCGATGATTCCAGCGCGTGATTTCAAGCGCGTCGGCGACGGGGACACAGGTCCGAACACAGGTGGCATGGGCGCGTTTGCACCCGTTCCCTCGTTTCTCTCGGCGAACTGGACCGCATTCGCGACGGAGCGGATTATCGAACCGACGGTTCAGTATCTAAAGTCCGAGGGCATCACGTACAGGGGCGTGCTGTATGCGGGACTGATGGTGACACAGGAAGGGCCTAAGGTGATAGAGTTCAATGCTCGCTTTGGCGATCCGGAAACCGAAGTGGTCCTGCCGCTACTCGAGACGGATTTGCTTGAGATCATGTGGGCGGTCGCGCACGATGAACTGGGTGAACTGGATGTGCGCTGGCACGAGAAGGCGGCTGTGTGCGTCGTGTTGGCGGGGGGCGAGTACCCGGCAAAATCGGACAGTGGGACGCCGATTGAACTGGCATCCGACCGGCCGTCGGGCGTTTACGTCTTTCACGCAGGAACGGCTCTGCGTGGGGATCAACTCGTTACCGCGGGCGGACGCGTCCTGACGGTGAGCGCTGTGGCACAGGACATTCCGGCGGCGATTGAGTTGGTCTATGGCGCATTGGATGTCGCACGCTTTAGCGGAATGCAGTATCGCCGCGACATCGCAAGTCATTGGCAGCAATAA
- the purM gene encoding phosphoribosylformylglycinamidine cyclo-ligase yields the protein MDLYKQAGVDIAAGNAAANRYKALAKKTKRSGVLGQIGGFASGFALDLEKYPEPVLVSGTDGVGTKLKVAFAANKHDSVGVDCVAMCVNDILTVGAEPLYFLDYLATGKLDVDVAESVVSGIARGCELAGAALVGGETAEMPGMYEEGEYDIAGFTVGVVNRPSMITGDQVQPGDVILGLASSGLHSNGYSLVRKLIADAGLGWSDVLPGDTVCVADRLLTPTRIYVKPILQLLAAGLPVHAMAHITGGGLNENLPRVLPEGTAALIDAATWPREPVFTWLLEQSEMTFTEATRVWNMGIGYVVVTSASAVDQVTKLLEEQGETVYRIGEIVAGTPDVYFR from the coding sequence TTGGATCTCTATAAACAAGCGGGCGTCGACATCGCCGCCGGCAATGCTGCCGCAAACCGTTATAAGGCACTCGCCAAGAAGACAAAGCGCTCGGGGGTGCTTGGTCAGATTGGCGGTTTTGCCAGCGGCTTTGCACTTGATCTCGAAAAGTACCCAGAGCCTGTACTCGTCTCTGGAACAGATGGCGTCGGGACCAAACTGAAGGTGGCGTTTGCGGCTAACAAGCACGATTCCGTGGGCGTGGACTGTGTCGCGATGTGCGTCAACGACATCCTGACTGTCGGCGCGGAGCCGCTGTACTTCCTCGATTATCTGGCGACGGGCAAGCTCGACGTCGACGTTGCGGAAAGCGTCGTCTCAGGCATCGCGCGCGGGTGTGAACTGGCTGGCGCGGCGCTGGTCGGCGGCGAGACGGCAGAGATGCCTGGGATGTACGAAGAAGGCGAGTACGATATCGCCGGGTTCACCGTCGGTGTGGTCAATCGGCCATCGATGATCACGGGGGATCAGGTACAACCGGGGGACGTCATCCTTGGTTTGGCTTCGAGTGGTTTACACAGCAACGGCTACAGTTTGGTCCGCAAGTTGATTGCGGATGCGGGGCTGGGATGGAGCGACGTGTTGCCGGGGGATACGGTATGCGTGGCAGATAGGCTGCTGACGCCGACGCGCATCTATGTCAAACCGATTCTCCAATTGCTGGCCGCTGGACTGCCTGTGCACGCGATGGCGCATATTACAGGTGGTGGGTTGAACGAGAATCTCCCACGCGTCCTGCCGGAGGGGACTGCGGCGCTCATCGATGCCGCAACTTGGCCGCGCGAGCCTGTGTTTACGTGGCTGTTGGAGCAAAGTGAAATGACCTTTACGGAAGCGACGCGAGTCTGGAACATGGGCATCGGTTATGTCGTCGTCACCAGCGCCTCAGCGGTTGATCAAGTGACCAAACTGCTCGAGGAACAGGGTGAGACGGTCTATCGAATCGGTGAGATTGTGGCCGGTACGCCCGATGTTTATTTTCGGTGA
- the purF gene encoding amidophosphoribosyltransferase, producing MDSILIETEKLDRPQEECGVFGIYGHPQAAPLTYYGLVALQHRGQEAAGIATTDGTNMYSHKGLGLLTDVFKHGELEGLSGYAAIGHVRYSTAGANTLQNAQPITLNTHARNFAIGHNGNLVNAKWLRIRLEQEGSLFQTTTDTEVIAHLIAKAGAQDLTEAVASAVQQIQGGFSVVILGNDELIAARDPLGLRPMVLGQLGDAYVVASESCALDTIGAEFIRDIEPGEVICIDAQGLHASRFATRRARKMCTFEHVYFARPDSDVDGWNVHAVRKRLGGILAEQYPADGDIVIGVPDSSVSAAAGYAEASGLPLETGLIKNRYIARTFIQPSQELRDVGVRLKLNAVRSIVEGKRVVLIDDSIVRGTTSRRIVRLLRSAGAREVHVRISSPPYVSPCHYGIDTASEGQLIAANNTVQEICELIEADSLHFLTVDDLMAGFGFAKGDAVPFCNACFTRNYPTALIDQSLSSPHHELVHVGGATVGSL from the coding sequence GTGGACAGCATTCTGATAGAGACAGAGAAACTGGACAGACCGCAGGAAGAGTGTGGGGTCTTTGGCATCTATGGACACCCGCAAGCCGCACCGCTCACCTATTACGGACTGGTGGCACTACAACACCGCGGCCAAGAAGCCGCCGGGATCGCCACGACGGACGGAACGAATATGTACAGTCACAAAGGGTTGGGATTGCTCACCGACGTCTTCAAACATGGCGAACTTGAGGGACTCTCTGGTTACGCGGCCATTGGACACGTTCGCTACTCCACAGCAGGCGCGAATACACTGCAAAACGCGCAGCCCATCACGCTGAACACGCACGCACGGAATTTTGCCATCGGGCACAATGGCAATCTGGTCAACGCCAAATGGCTTCGTATTCGCCTTGAACAAGAAGGCAGTCTATTTCAGACGACGACCGATACGGAGGTTATCGCGCACCTCATCGCCAAAGCTGGCGCACAAGATCTGACGGAAGCTGTCGCATCTGCAGTGCAACAGATTCAAGGTGGATTTTCGGTCGTCATCCTAGGCAATGACGAGCTTATCGCCGCGCGTGATCCGCTAGGTTTGCGCCCGATGGTGCTTGGCCAACTGGGCGACGCCTACGTCGTCGCGTCTGAATCGTGTGCGCTCGACACAATCGGTGCGGAATTTATTCGCGACATCGAGCCGGGAGAAGTGATTTGCATCGATGCCCAAGGGCTGCACGCCAGTCGCTTTGCCACGCGGCGCGCACGCAAGATGTGCACGTTTGAGCACGTCTACTTTGCGCGGCCGGACAGCGATGTCGACGGTTGGAACGTACACGCGGTTCGCAAACGGCTCGGCGGCATCTTGGCGGAGCAGTACCCCGCAGATGGGGATATTGTCATTGGCGTGCCCGACTCGAGCGTCTCCGCTGCGGCTGGATATGCGGAGGCGAGTGGACTGCCGCTGGAAACTGGCCTCATCAAAAATCGCTATATTGCCAGGACGTTTATCCAGCCGTCGCAGGAGCTGCGCGACGTCGGCGTGCGATTGAAGCTGAATGCGGTGCGGTCGATTGTCGAAGGCAAGCGCGTCGTCTTAATCGACGATTCGATTGTGCGCGGGACCACATCTCGGCGCATTGTCCGATTGCTCCGATCTGCCGGTGCGCGCGAAGTCCATGTGCGCATCTCCAGCCCACCGTATGTGAGTCCTTGTCACTATGGCATCGATACGGCGTCAGAGGGGCAATTGATTGCTGCCAACAACACGGTTCAGGAGATTTGCGAGCTGATTGAAGCAGATAGTCTGCACTTTCTCACCGTGGATGACTTGATGGCCGGATTCGGCTTCGCGAAAGGTGATGCGGTCCCGTTCTGCAATGCATGTTTCACGCGAAACTATCCAACGGCACTGATTGACCAATCCCTCAGTTCACCCCATCACGAGCTCGTCCATGTAGGAGGTGCCACAGTTGGATCTCTATAA
- a CDS encoding undecaprenyl-diphosphate phosphatase, whose translation MHILQVIVYAIMQGITELFPISSVGHAVILPYVFNWKQFSESDVFLPFVVMLHLGTGIALLLYFIKDWIRLIASLFIRNRRNERRQLLLIIVATIPAAIIGKLFETKLQELFPSALSASIFLIVNGFVLFAADAMRRRRRATKELSDLSYGRALIIGIVQTFALIPGFSRSGITMTAGLSSGMSYEDSARFSFLLATPVILGAAVLEVPKLMHAGSPQMIHDGLLGGLIAGIVAILATAFLMRYFRTSEVRALRPFGWYCIVIGVVVAIMAGVGAHF comes from the coding sequence ATGCATATTTTGCAGGTCATCGTGTACGCGATTATGCAAGGCATCACAGAACTGTTTCCTATCAGTAGTGTGGGACACGCCGTCATTTTGCCGTACGTGTTCAACTGGAAGCAGTTTTCGGAATCGGATGTCTTTCTTCCGTTTGTCGTGATGCTTCACTTGGGGACAGGCATTGCGTTACTGCTCTACTTTATTAAAGATTGGATCCGGCTGATTGCCAGCCTCTTCATCCGAAATCGTCGGAATGAGCGCCGACAGTTGTTGCTGATTATCGTAGCGACGATTCCTGCGGCGATTATCGGTAAGCTGTTTGAGACAAAATTGCAGGAGTTATTCCCGTCGGCATTGTCGGCATCCATTTTTCTGATTGTCAACGGATTTGTGCTGTTTGCGGCAGACGCGATGCGCCGCCGGCGACGCGCGACGAAAGAACTGAGTGACTTGTCATATGGACGTGCCCTGATTATCGGGATCGTGCAGACGTTCGCTTTGATTCCAGGTTTCTCGAGGTCTGGTATCACGATGACGGCGGGGCTTTCCAGTGGGATGTCGTATGAGGATTCGGCGCGTTTCAGCTTTTTGCTGGCGACGCCTGTGATTCTTGGCGCGGCAGTGCTTGAGGTGCCGAAGCTAATGCACGCGGGCAGCCCGCAAATGATTCACGATGGACTCTTGGGCGGATTGATTGCCGGTATTGTGGCAATCTTGGCGACTGCGTTTTTGATGCGCTACTTCCGCACGTCGGAAGTCCGGGCGCTGCGTCCGTTTGGTTGGTATTGTATCGTCATTGGCGTCGTTGTCGCCATCATGGCTGGCGTGGGCGCGCATTTCTAA
- the purL gene encoding phosphoribosylformylglycinamidine synthase subunit PurL, whose protein sequence is MLEPTAAQIRDEKIYRKLGLTDAEYQQVVEKLGRLPNYVEAGIFGVLWSEHCSYKSSKAHLRKFPTTGPQVLQGPGENAGVVDIGDGLAVAFKMESHNHPSAVEPYQGAATGVGGILRDIFTMGARPIAFLDSLRFGSLEDGRTRYLFEQVVAGIGGYGNCVGIPTVGGEVQFSPTYRGNPLVNAMCVGLLKRDEMVTGTATGVGNPVFVVGARTGRDGIHGATFASAEDPHEKERSAVQVGDPFLGKLLMEACLELIASGAVVGIQDMGAAGLTSSSAEMASRAGGGIEMNLDDVPVRESGMTPYEMMLSESQERMLVVLERGREEVAFEIFRRFGLEVANVGRVTDDGRLRLFFRGEVVADMPVAALVDEAPVYERPVADWNPPVPQFVPTTLAISEAWLKLLAHPSVADKTWVHRQYDTSVRASTVLGPGHDAALVKVPGVNKAVAMATDGNSRYVYLNPRRGGQIAVAEAVRNLAVVGAKPLAITNCLNFGNPEKPEIMRQLSDAIEGMAEACEALGTPVVSGNVSLYNETRGVDIQPTPVVGAIGVMDGIEHRVPSAPRSVVEPTALWVLGREDDSLSGTLYGELVCDGPAGDAPYVNLAEEARLHQLLQQVAGARLVAAAHDVSEGGIAITLTEICIASGIGAEVEVANGADSHGWLFSEAQGRVLVAVTSANEGALVDLAATFNVPARKIGELTGETICVKLQGALLVELPLNELVATYEEAIPSFFVAEQLTATH, encoded by the coding sequence TTGTTGGAGCCAACGGCAGCGCAAATTCGTGACGAGAAAATCTACCGTAAACTTGGACTGACAGACGCGGAATACCAGCAAGTGGTCGAGAAACTGGGTCGTCTGCCCAATTACGTCGAAGCGGGCATTTTTGGCGTGCTGTGGTCGGAGCACTGCAGTTACAAGAGTTCTAAGGCGCACTTGCGCAAGTTCCCGACGACCGGTCCGCAAGTCTTGCAGGGGCCTGGTGAAAATGCTGGCGTTGTCGATATCGGCGACGGTCTGGCGGTTGCCTTCAAGATGGAGAGTCACAACCACCCGTCGGCGGTTGAGCCGTACCAAGGTGCCGCAACGGGTGTGGGCGGCATTCTGCGCGATATTTTCACGATGGGCGCGCGGCCGATTGCGTTTCTCGACAGCTTGCGGTTTGGCTCGCTCGAAGACGGTCGGACGCGGTACTTGTTTGAGCAGGTCGTCGCCGGGATCGGCGGCTATGGCAATTGCGTAGGCATCCCGACCGTTGGTGGCGAGGTTCAGTTTAGTCCAACGTATCGCGGAAACCCGCTGGTCAACGCGATGTGCGTAGGGCTGCTCAAGCGCGACGAGATGGTCACGGGCACGGCTACGGGCGTCGGCAATCCGGTGTTTGTCGTCGGTGCGAGAACGGGCCGTGACGGCATTCATGGCGCAACCTTCGCGTCTGCGGAAGACCCGCACGAGAAAGAGCGCTCTGCTGTTCAAGTGGGCGATCCCTTCCTCGGCAAGCTCCTGATGGAAGCGTGTCTCGAATTGATTGCGTCGGGTGCTGTGGTGGGCATTCAGGACATGGGTGCCGCAGGGTTGACGTCTTCCAGCGCGGAGATGGCAAGTCGTGCTGGCGGCGGGATCGAGATGAATCTGGATGATGTGCCGGTGCGCGAATCGGGAATGACGCCATATGAAATGATGTTGTCCGAGTCGCAGGAACGCATGCTCGTGGTGTTAGAGCGCGGTCGTGAAGAAGTCGCTTTTGAAATCTTTCGACGTTTCGGGCTGGAAGTTGCCAATGTCGGTCGCGTGACCGACGACGGCCGTTTACGCCTCTTCTTCCGGGGCGAAGTCGTGGCCGACATGCCCGTGGCGGCGTTGGTCGACGAAGCGCCAGTTTATGAACGGCCGGTTGCTGATTGGAATCCACCCGTGCCACAGTTTGTTCCCACGACGCTTGCGATTTCTGAGGCGTGGTTGAAACTGCTGGCGCATCCGAGTGTGGCGGACAAGACGTGGGTGCACCGCCAGTATGATACGTCCGTACGCGCTTCTACGGTTCTCGGACCCGGTCACGACGCGGCACTCGTCAAGGTGCCGGGGGTGAACAAGGCGGTCGCGATGGCGACGGACGGCAATAGCCGCTACGTCTATTTGAATCCGCGCCGCGGTGGACAGATTGCCGTGGCAGAGGCGGTTCGCAACCTGGCTGTGGTCGGCGCGAAGCCGCTCGCCATCACCAACTGTCTCAACTTCGGCAACCCGGAGAAACCGGAAATTATGCGCCAACTGAGCGACGCCATCGAAGGGATGGCAGAGGCGTGTGAGGCGCTTGGCACGCCAGTGGTCAGCGGCAATGTGAGTCTGTACAACGAGACACGCGGCGTCGATATTCAGCCGACACCGGTGGTCGGTGCAATCGGCGTGATGGACGGCATTGAGCACCGCGTACCGAGTGCGCCGAGAAGTGTTGTGGAACCGACGGCACTGTGGGTCTTGGGGCGCGAGGATGACTCGCTCTCGGGGACGCTTTATGGCGAACTGGTCTGTGATGGACCGGCTGGTGACGCGCCGTACGTGAATCTTGCGGAAGAGGCGCGCTTGCACCAGTTGTTGCAGCAAGTCGCAGGTGCGCGCCTGGTGGCGGCGGCACACGACGTCAGCGAAGGCGGCATCGCCATCACGCTGACGGAAATCTGCATCGCATCGGGAATCGGTGCAGAAGTAGAGGTCGCCAATGGGGCCGACTCGCACGGCTGGCTCTTCTCTGAGGCGCAGGGTCGCGTCTTGGTCGCAGTCACTTCGGCGAACGAGGGCGCCCTCGTCGACCTTGCGGCAACCTTCAATGTGCCAGCCAGGAAGATTGGCGAACTCACTGGCGAGACCATTTGCGTTAAGCTTCAAGGCGCGCTTCTCGTAGAACTACCTCTCAACGAACTGGTGGCCACGTATGAAGAGGCCATCCCATCATTCTTTGTCGCTGAGCAACTTACTGCCACTCACTAA
- the purH gene encoding bifunctional phosphoribosylaminoimidazolecarboxamide formyltransferase/IMP cyclohydrolase gives MQKWALVSVFEKTGIVPFCQSLQSLGFGILSTGNTAKHLAEHGLDVTTVESYTGFEEILNGRVKTLHPHIHGGLLARRDNAEHLAQIEKFGIELIDLVVVNLYPFEKTIARPDVTEALAIEMIDIGGPSMLRSAAKNHEFCLPVVDPADYPRIISAYESGGPDLALRRELALKVFQTTARYDALIADYLARSASTTANEPGDTVAERKWPSTFQVEGISKQALRYGENPHQAAHFYIEPNASMATIAQANQLQGKELSYNNIQDADAALTILRGFDDFQMPTVVAVKHMNPCGIGMGATIDEAYTRAHEADPVSIFGGIVALNCPVDAQLGERLSKLFLEIIIAPDFSADARAVLQKKKNLRLLTVDMKQPLWAPGATTWKRVSGGFLVQEVDRATQPASWNVVTKRQPTGAEDAALRFAWRAVQYVKSNAIVLTNEVQTLGIGAGQMNRVGAAKIAIEQARSKAKGSVMGSDAFFPMRDTVEVAAAAGVTAIVQPGGSLRDEESIQAADEFGIAMVFTGARHFLH, from the coding sequence GTGCAAAAGTGGGCGCTTGTGAGCGTATTTGAGAAAACGGGTATCGTGCCATTTTGCCAGTCGTTGCAGTCGCTCGGATTCGGCATTTTATCGACGGGCAACACCGCAAAACACCTGGCGGAACACGGACTCGATGTGACGACAGTCGAATCCTATACGGGGTTTGAGGAAATCCTCAACGGCCGCGTGAAGACGCTGCATCCACATATCCACGGCGGGCTTTTAGCCCGTCGCGACAACGCGGAGCACTTGGCGCAGATCGAGAAGTTCGGCATCGAGTTGATAGATCTGGTCGTCGTCAATCTCTATCCGTTTGAGAAAACCATCGCGCGCCCTGACGTGACCGAAGCGTTGGCGATTGAGATGATTGATATCGGTGGGCCGTCGATGCTCCGATCCGCGGCTAAAAATCACGAATTTTGCCTTCCCGTGGTCGATCCCGCCGATTACCCACGCATCATCTCTGCCTACGAATCGGGTGGCCCAGATCTGGCATTGCGCCGCGAACTGGCACTCAAGGTCTTTCAGACCACTGCGCGCTACGATGCTTTGATTGCCGATTATCTGGCGCGTTCGGCGTCGACGACCGCGAACGAACCGGGCGACACAGTTGCGGAACGCAAGTGGCCATCGACCTTCCAAGTTGAAGGCATTTCTAAGCAGGCGCTGCGCTACGGCGAAAATCCACATCAGGCTGCGCATTTCTACATAGAACCTAACGCGAGTATGGCGACCATCGCGCAGGCCAACCAGCTGCAAGGGAAGGAACTGTCTTATAACAACATTCAGGATGCGGATGCGGCGCTCACCATTCTGCGTGGCTTTGACGATTTTCAAATGCCCACAGTGGTCGCTGTCAAGCACATGAATCCATGCGGCATTGGCATGGGCGCGACGATTGACGAGGCATATACGCGTGCGCACGAGGCAGATCCGGTTTCCATATTCGGCGGCATTGTGGCACTCAATTGTCCAGTGGACGCGCAGCTTGGCGAACGGCTGTCGAAATTGTTCCTCGAAATTATCATTGCGCCTGATTTCTCCGCCGACGCCAGGGCGGTCCTACAAAAGAAGAAAAATCTGCGGTTGTTGACGGTCGACATGAAGCAACCGCTGTGGGCGCCCGGTGCGACCACGTGGAAACGTGTTTCCGGTGGCTTTCTGGTGCAGGAAGTGGATAGGGCGACGCAGCCAGCGTCGTGGAACGTCGTGACCAAACGCCAGCCGACAGGCGCCGAGGATGCGGCTTTGCGGTTTGCGTGGCGGGCTGTGCAATACGTCAAGTCGAACGCTATTGTCCTCACCAACGAGGTGCAGACGCTCGGCATCGGCGCAGGGCAGATGAACCGTGTCGGTGCGGCGAAAATTGCGATTGAACAGGCGAGATCGAAAGCGAAAGGCAGCGTCATGGGGTCGGACGCCTTCTTTCCGATGCGGGATACGGTGGAAGTGGCTGCAGCAGCCGGCGTGACGGCGATTGTGCAACCAGGTGGCTCGCTGCGCGACGAGGAGAGCATTCAGGCCGCAGACGAGTTCGGCATTGCGATGGTGTTCACCGGCGCGCGCCACTTTTTGCACTGA
- a CDS encoding EamA family transporter, which produces MALYMLMMLIAGSCYGFVSPILRLGYAHGFSASVMTNIQYVLAFAVLWIIALVTPRGAKISGRQWLLILFVGLCNASVSYCYYRALTVLPASFGIILLFQFAWMTVVLDIIIKRQWPNAAKWTGLVIILVGTVLAVGMKGGEWQHIPLWAVGLGLLSALSYALNLYMSEYNDPAVSPQLRSALVVTVAMLLIFIVFPPGSTIHAMLHQPSVYYWGGWVALLSQVLPTVLMLIAIPRIGGRMAGVLGTIELPTAVIGAWVINQESITWLRWLGVLLILFGILVSEVIRTRPKLQHRERRPA; this is translated from the coding sequence ATGGCCTTATACATGCTCATGATGCTGATTGCTGGGTCGTGTTACGGGTTTGTCTCGCCAATTTTGCGGCTGGGCTACGCGCATGGGTTCAGTGCGTCAGTGATGACAAATATTCAATATGTGTTGGCGTTCGCCGTCCTCTGGATCATCGCGCTCGTCACGCCGCGCGGCGCCAAAATCAGCGGCAGGCAGTGGCTGCTGATTTTGTTTGTCGGACTTTGTAATGCCTCCGTGAGCTACTGCTACTATCGGGCGCTCACCGTACTTCCGGCGTCGTTTGGCATTATTCTCTTGTTCCAGTTTGCTTGGATGACGGTCGTCCTCGATATTATCATCAAGCGCCAGTGGCCGAATGCGGCCAAGTGGACGGGGCTTGTCATCATTCTGGTCGGAACCGTGCTGGCAGTCGGCATGAAGGGCGGCGAGTGGCAGCACATCCCGCTCTGGGCGGTTGGTTTGGGGCTGTTGTCGGCGTTGTCTTATGCGCTCAATTTGTACATGTCTGAGTATAACGATCCCGCCGTTTCCCCCCAACTTCGCTCGGCCCTGGTGGTAACGGTGGCGATGCTGTTGATTTTCATCGTATTCCCGCCGGGATCGACCATTCATGCCATGCTCCATCAACCTTCGGTTTACTATTGGGGCGGATGGGTCGCACTGCTGAGCCAAGTTCTGCCGACGGTGCTGATGTTAATTGCCATTCCGCGCATTGGCGGAAGGATGGCTGGCGTCCTTGGCACCATCGAGTTGCCGACCGCCGTTATTGGCGCCTGGGTTATCAACCAGGAATCTATCACGTGGCTTCGTTGGCTCGGTGTCCTGCTCATTCTCTTTGGCATTCTCGTGAGTGAAGTCATCCGCACACGGCCAAAGCTGCAGCACCGTGAACGCCGCCCGGCCTAA
- a CDS encoding DinB family protein, with the protein MTKAQTFLQQLMAHRSVLPDVVATMKDKDLTFRPWDGAMTTADLVWHILSVSHGMASAAATGQFERITDKPDLATIEDVQRVIRERTDELRGLIDSITDEQLDATIELFGNQVPASAALQLLKDHEIHHKGQLFVYARICGAEQLPMFIKR; encoded by the coding sequence GTGACAAAAGCACAGACCTTTTTACAACAACTCATGGCACACCGTTCCGTACTTCCAGACGTAGTCGCGACGATGAAGGACAAGGACCTCACCTTCCGCCCGTGGGATGGCGCGATGACGACAGCCGATCTCGTCTGGCACATCCTCTCGGTCAGCCACGGCATGGCCTCAGCCGCCGCCACCGGCCAATTTGAACGAATCACCGACAAGCCAGACTTGGCGACTATCGAAGATGTGCAACGTGTCATCCGCGAACGCACAGACGAATTGCGCGGCCTTATCGACTCTATCACCGACGAGCAACTCGACGCGACAATCGAACTATTCGGCAACCAGGTTCCTGCCAGCGCCGCTTTGCAATTGCTCAAAGATCACGAAATCCACCACAAGGGCCAACTGTTCGTCTACGCCCGCATATGTGGCGCAGAACAACTGCCGATGTTCATCAAACGCTAA